One window of the Bacillus oleivorans genome contains the following:
- a CDS encoding DUF2521 family protein, whose amino-acid sequence MTVIHSFMQKQREREISLERSLLRELSIEWLKKKTLECFIKGIESNRYIPIYQLEECCQDIAIEAYLLGGRYGKFGYFGETVEQVKRRCYEEEKFLIDTLFHYIEMEGFFENKSMIQESLYLQCEQFVHVFWMDGFLKSVKRYKLKLKCK is encoded by the coding sequence ATGACTGTAATCCACAGCTTTATGCAAAAGCAAAGGGAAAGGGAAATTTCATTAGAAAGAAGCTTGCTCAGAGAGCTTTCGATAGAGTGGTTAAAAAAGAAGACGTTAGAGTGTTTTATCAAAGGAATAGAATCCAATCGATACATTCCCATCTACCAGCTGGAAGAGTGCTGTCAGGATATAGCGATAGAAGCGTATTTACTAGGAGGCCGTTATGGGAAATTTGGTTATTTTGGCGAGACGGTCGAGCAGGTAAAAAGACGCTGCTATGAAGAAGAAAAGTTCCTGATTGATACTCTTTTTCACTATATCGAAATGGAAGGGTTTTTTGAAAATAAATCGATGATTCAAGAATCTCTCTATTTGCAATGTGAACAATTTGTTCATGTTTTTTGGATGGATGGATTTTTAAAATCCGTAAAGAGATATAAGCTAAAACTGAAATGTAAATAA
- a CDS encoding LysR family transcriptional regulator, which produces MEWQQLEYFRVVAKQEHFRKSAEQLNISQPALSRSIAKLEEELGVPLFDRSGRSVELNKFGHHFLIRVENALNEISMGVEEINHLKNPYTGTVSLAFLPTLGLTILPDIISHFNNMYPDVEIQLFQSKTTANIQQLLNREVDLCLIGPISHHPEIEWHPLLKEELFVYVPAGHRLATKSSIHLSEIKEDPFISFKRGLGMREITDHLFEEAGFTPAIKFEGEDVSTLAGLVSSGLGVTIIPAFHGISSDKIKQLSISESKCFREIGIAWLKRSTLSPSAALFRSYVIDCHSS; this is translated from the coding sequence ATGGAATGGCAGCAGCTTGAATATTTCCGGGTAGTTGCGAAACAAGAGCATTTTAGAAAATCAGCGGAGCAATTAAACATTTCACAGCCTGCCCTTAGCAGGTCAATCGCCAAATTAGAGGAAGAATTGGGAGTACCGCTTTTTGACCGATCCGGACGTTCCGTTGAGTTAAATAAGTTCGGTCATCATTTTTTAATAAGAGTTGAAAATGCATTAAACGAAATCTCAATGGGAGTAGAAGAAATCAATCATTTGAAAAATCCATATACGGGAACAGTCTCACTCGCTTTTTTACCAACTTTAGGGTTAACCATATTGCCTGATATCATTAGTCATTTTAATAACATGTATCCAGATGTAGAAATACAATTGTTTCAAAGCAAGACGACTGCCAATATTCAGCAGCTTTTAAATCGAGAGGTCGATCTTTGCCTGATTGGTCCTATAAGTCATCATCCCGAAATTGAATGGCATCCATTATTAAAAGAAGAATTATTCGTGTATGTTCCAGCTGGCCATCGTCTTGCGACAAAGTCATCGATTCATTTGAGTGAAATTAAAGAAGATCCGTTTATAAGCTTTAAAAGGGGATTAGGTATGAGGGAAATTACGGATCATTTATTTGAAGAGGCAGGTTTTACACCTGCGATTAAATTTGAAGGAGAGGATGTTTCCACGCTTGCTGGCTTAGTTTCATCCGGGCTTGGAGTCACGATTATTCCAGCATTCCATGGGATTAGCTCTGATAAAATCAAACAACTTTCAATTTCCGAGTCTAAATGCTTCCGGGAAATTGGGATTGCTTGGCTAAAGAGGAGCACTTTATCCCCATCAGCCGCGCTTTTTCGAAGCTATGTGATAGACTGCCACAGCTCTTAA
- a CDS encoding MFS transporter, translating to MPFIEFGTKEYTRTFLSMLIGSIVTFAILYFPQSLITVFSDEFSISPSTASFSLSFATIALACSMLIISVISNAWGRKKMMGASLLIASILTIAASFSPNFETLIILRVLQGIAISGFPAVAMTYLSEEISPRHYGRILGIYIAGSAFGGFLGRLIASIFTDFFSWHMASLILGILSLAGSLLFLMYLPESKHFSKTALSVQSWAAGMISGLKDRKLLYLYGLGFLFMGVYVSLFNYIGFPLSSPPFLLSHTMIGLLFIFQLTGSWSSVFFGKLTERFSRSALISCSIVLLVIGGLLTLSEQIAVLMLGLILFASGFFAGHTVASSWVGVMSPPKIRTYTSSLYLLFYYTGSSFIGWLGGLFLSSFGWDGVIWMICGFLVFSSILVLKLSWPLSIFKIQKTTHKTH from the coding sequence ATGCCATTTATAGAATTTGGCACCAAAGAATACACCCGTACCTTTTTAAGTATGTTAATTGGAAGTATCGTTACCTTTGCGATTTTATATTTTCCGCAATCATTGATTACCGTTTTTTCTGATGAATTTTCGATTTCACCGTCAACCGCAAGCTTCTCGCTTTCATTTGCAACAATTGCATTGGCTTGCAGCATGCTGATTATTTCAGTAATTTCAAATGCGTGGGGACGTAAAAAAATGATGGGAGCTTCCCTGCTTATTGCATCAATACTGACTATCGCAGCTTCGTTTAGCCCTAATTTTGAAACGCTGATTATTTTAAGAGTCCTGCAAGGAATAGCAATTAGCGGTTTTCCTGCTGTCGCTATGACATATTTAAGTGAAGAAATATCGCCGCGCCATTATGGAAGAATTCTTGGTATTTATATTGCAGGGTCAGCGTTTGGTGGATTTCTCGGAAGGTTAATTGCCAGTATATTTACAGACTTTTTCTCTTGGCATATGGCCTCCCTCATTTTAGGAATTCTCTCTTTAGCCGGCAGCCTGCTGTTTTTGATGTATCTGCCTGAATCGAAACATTTTAGCAAAACGGCACTATCAGTTCAAAGCTGGGCAGCAGGTATGATAAGCGGATTGAAGGATCGAAAACTCCTTTATTTGTATGGCCTTGGCTTTTTATTTATGGGAGTTTATGTATCATTATTTAATTATATTGGCTTTCCCTTATCGAGCCCTCCTTTTCTATTAAGTCACACCATGATTGGTTTACTCTTTATATTTCAATTAACTGGATCGTGGAGCTCAGTCTTTTTTGGCAAGCTGACTGAACGCTTTTCCCGCTCTGCTTTAATAAGCTGTTCGATTGTATTGCTAGTTATAGGCGGTTTACTTACCTTGTCTGAACAAATTGCAGTTCTGATGCTTGGGCTGATTCTATTTGCTTCAGGATTTTTCGCTGGCCACACAGTTGCCAGCAGCTGGGTTGGTGTAATGTCTCCACCAAAAATTAGAACCTACACTTCTTCGCTTTACTTGCTGTTTTATTACACAGGGTCTAGCTTCATTGGCTGGCTGGGCGGTTTGTTCCTCAGCTCGTTTGGCTGGGACGGTGTGATCTGGATGATTTGCGGATTTTTAGTTTTTTCCAGCATACTCGTGTTAAAGCTAAGCTGGCCGCTTTCAATATTTAAAATACAAAAGACCACACATAAAACCCATTGA
- a CDS encoding RNA polymerase sigma factor gives MNQTRDLTQDFVGVTRNLNNEFEEMVSAYAADLWNYCKYITGSPWDGEDLFQETMIKSFGLLPQRWSEVTDKKNYLFRVATNTWLDQCRKLKREVGTLAESQEPIVDFSDSLLLEQALISITNNLTAKQTAAFLLVDIFKFSAEETAGIVHSTPGGVYAAVQRARKRIASIDFSAAKTEPLAAKKDPTIAAYLEAFNKGDVNEMLRLVSDQTQNEAFLGFQEFSKDEMLKGSLQYGLPGYTAQEVILWGKPVIIVIAPGERGPEIHDIQYHETENGKIVSHKSYFFRKEFIFAAAKELGLKAQLVKPPLDWS, from the coding sequence TTGAATCAAACGCGGGATTTGACCCAAGACTTTGTAGGAGTGACCCGAAATTTAAATAATGAGTTTGAAGAAATGGTTTCGGCCTATGCCGCAGACCTTTGGAATTATTGTAAATATATAACGGGTTCACCTTGGGATGGAGAGGATCTTTTTCAGGAAACGATGATAAAATCGTTCGGTTTACTTCCGCAGCGCTGGAGTGAAGTGACAGACAAGAAAAATTATCTCTTCAGAGTGGCAACTAATACTTGGCTTGATCAATGCAGAAAACTAAAAAGAGAGGTTGGAACCTTAGCGGAGTCCCAAGAACCTATCGTTGATTTTTCTGACAGTCTATTGCTAGAGCAAGCCCTTATTTCTATAACAAACAACTTAACAGCAAAACAAACAGCCGCTTTTCTTCTTGTAGATATTTTTAAATTTAGTGCAGAAGAAACAGCAGGGATTGTACATAGTACCCCTGGTGGTGTATACGCTGCTGTTCAGCGCGCTCGGAAAAGAATCGCATCGATTGATTTTTCAGCTGCCAAAACCGAACCCTTAGCAGCAAAGAAAGACCCAACCATTGCAGCATACTTAGAGGCGTTTAACAAAGGCGATGTGAACGAAATGCTGCGGTTAGTTAGTGATCAGACACAAAACGAGGCATTCCTTGGGTTCCAGGAGTTTTCTAAGGATGAAATGCTGAAAGGATCATTACAATATGGGTTACCGGGATATACCGCTCAGGAAGTGATCCTCTGGGGTAAGCCGGTCATCATAGTAATAGCTCCTGGGGAAAGGGGACCTGAAATCCATGACATTCAATACCATGAAACTGAAAATGGAAAAATTGTAAGTCATAAAAGCTATTTCTTTAGAAAAGAATTTATTTTTGCGGCTGCCAAGGAGCTTGGATTAAAAGCACAGCTCGTCAAACCGCCTTTAGATTGGAGCTAA
- a CDS encoding DinB family protein, producing MQTLFEYNWQVREDWYKWCEDVPEEELLRDRTGGVGGILHSLFHIIDVEWSWIRIVQGKPDFQEKFENYRSLERVRALDSTFKPEVVNFVRNWDSRMENRIIQNNLADGTIETLRWGEVVRHVIAHEIHHMGQLSVWSRELGKKPVTANLLWRDLGVSK from the coding sequence GTGCAAACACTATTTGAATATAATTGGCAAGTAAGAGAAGATTGGTACAAATGGTGTGAGGATGTACCAGAAGAAGAGCTTCTTCGTGATCGGACTGGAGGAGTGGGCGGTATCTTACACTCACTTTTCCATATTATTGATGTGGAGTGGAGCTGGATCCGAATTGTTCAAGGGAAGCCAGATTTCCAAGAGAAATTTGAGAACTATCGCAGCCTGGAAAGAGTTCGGGCACTCGATTCTACTTTTAAACCGGAAGTAGTCAATTTTGTACGGAATTGGGACAGCCGTATGGAGAACCGTATTATCCAGAATAACTTAGCGGACGGAACCATCGAAACACTCAGATGGGGAGAGGTTGTACGTCACGTAATTGCCCATGAAATCCATCATATGGGTCAATTATCGGTTTGGTCGAGAGAGCTAGGCAAAAAACCTGTTACGGCTAATTTGCTTTGGCGGGATTTGGGTGTAAGTAAATAG
- a CDS encoding DUF5667 domain-containing protein encodes MKNKKRIHLFTSTAIAATLIFPVGTVQVFANEVTTGVTEEAETTVEQESTEEVISLEEVNDTGEESAVEESVEEEVLEEPELIPGDFFYFVKLMTEKIRLAFTFDDYKESQLLADFAAERIAEANALIAKGEIEEAEKVLKEAISMHEVAGETLSETDGESSTEEEADESDSSAESDEESEGEESAEESEDTVESKLAHNIDALLVVLEKIENPSAQQAIMKNIQKSFEKIEKKSEKLAKAEAKFAEKISKIEEKLASGQISEEEAEREKTKLEDELSKKEEKIQNEEAKDVEKINEEVSNEVEKALEEEEKEKKEALKKAEEKKREEAKKAEEKAREEAKKAEEKAREEAKKAEEKQREDAKKLEEKQNEDKKKEEDKDDDHDKEDDDQDDEE; translated from the coding sequence ATGAAAAATAAAAAACGCATTCATTTATTTACTAGCACGGCCATTGCGGCCACTCTTATTTTTCCAGTAGGTACAGTTCAAGTTTTTGCTAACGAGGTAACAACTGGGGTAACGGAGGAAGCCGAAACAACTGTAGAGCAAGAATCTACAGAGGAAGTAATCTCTTTAGAGGAAGTTAATGATACAGGTGAAGAATCAGCTGTCGAAGAGAGTGTGGAGGAAGAGGTTCTCGAAGAGCCAGAATTAATCCCGGGGGATTTCTTTTATTTTGTTAAATTAATGACGGAAAAAATTCGTCTTGCCTTCACTTTTGATGACTATAAAGAGAGTCAATTATTAGCAGACTTTGCGGCGGAAAGAATTGCAGAGGCCAATGCTTTGATTGCTAAAGGTGAAATAGAAGAAGCAGAGAAAGTTCTTAAAGAAGCAATTTCTATGCATGAAGTTGCTGGAGAAACTTTAAGTGAGACAGACGGAGAATCAAGCACGGAAGAAGAAGCAGATGAATCAGATTCCTCAGCTGAATCAGATGAGGAATCTGAAGGGGAAGAATCTGCAGAAGAGTCTGAAGATACAGTTGAGAGTAAACTTGCCCATAACATTGATGCTTTGTTAGTTGTATTAGAAAAAATTGAAAATCCAAGTGCTCAACAAGCGATCATGAAAAATATCCAAAAGTCGTTTGAAAAAATTGAAAAGAAATCTGAGAAGCTCGCAAAAGCTGAAGCTAAATTTGCTGAAAAAATAAGCAAAATTGAAGAAAAACTAGCAAGCGGCCAAATTTCTGAGGAAGAAGCAGAACGTGAAAAGACAAAGCTCGAAGATGAGTTAAGCAAAAAAGAGGAAAAGATCCAAAATGAAGAAGCGAAAGATGTTGAGAAAATAAACGAGGAAGTATCCAATGAAGTAGAAAAAGCCCTCGAAGAGGAAGAAAAAGAGAAGAAAGAAGCTTTAAAAAAGGCTGAAGAAAAGAAACGCGAAGAAGCTAAAAAAGCTGAGGAAAAAGCCCGGGAAGAAGCTAAAAAAGCCGAAGAAAAGGCTCGGGAAGAAGCTAAAAAAGCTGAAGAAAAACAACGAGAAGATGCCAAAAAGCTAGAAGAAAAGCAAAATGAAGACAAAAAGAAAGAAGAAGATAAAGATGATGATCACGATAAAGAAGACGATGATCAAGATGATGAAGAATAA
- a CDS encoding pentapeptide repeat-containing protein produces MSHPKKSKYNNFANDLHADCENCFGLCCVALPYAKSADFAFDKNGGIPCPNLQSDYRCKIHRDLRNKGFRGCVVYECFGAGQKVSQVTFKGNDWREHPNLSDEMFKVFPIVQQLHEMLYYLNQALQLDRAQSIFQKIQAAYEQTEHLTYQSPHSILELDISLHRAQINNLLLQTSKLVRAKVPNRSKKKLGRGMDLIGANLRGANLRGVNFRGALLIAADLTGADMRLTDLIGADLRDANLSGVNLTGSIFLTQAQLNAAKGNRNTKLPDHLRIPDHWL; encoded by the coding sequence GTGTCCCATCCCAAAAAGAGTAAATACAATAATTTTGCTAATGATTTGCATGCAGACTGTGAAAATTGCTTTGGTTTGTGCTGTGTTGCGTTGCCCTATGCAAAGTCGGCTGATTTTGCTTTTGATAAAAATGGTGGTATCCCTTGTCCAAACTTACAATCGGATTATCGATGTAAGATTCATAGAGATCTTAGAAACAAAGGGTTTCGGGGCTGTGTTGTGTATGAGTGCTTTGGTGCTGGGCAAAAGGTATCTCAAGTTACCTTTAAAGGGAACGATTGGAGGGAACACCCAAACTTAAGCGATGAAATGTTTAAAGTGTTTCCGATTGTGCAGCAGCTTCACGAGATGCTCTATTATTTAAATCAAGCTCTTCAATTAGACCGTGCCCAGTCTATTTTTCAAAAGATACAGGCTGCGTATGAACAGACTGAGCATCTTACTTATCAAAGCCCACATTCTATTTTAGAATTAGATATTTCTTTACACAGAGCTCAAATAAATAATTTACTTCTGCAAACGAGTAAGCTGGTACGGGCTAAAGTTCCAAACAGATCAAAAAAGAAATTGGGTCGAGGAATGGATTTGATTGGGGCCAATTTAAGAGGAGCCAACTTACGAGGTGTTAACTTTAGAGGTGCATTGTTAATTGCAGCTGATCTCACTGGTGCCGATATGAGGTTGACTGATCTGATTGGAGCCGACTTGAGAGACGCTAATTTAAGCGGGGTAAATCTCACGGGAAGCATCTTTCTCACCCAGGCACAATTGAATGCGGCGAAGGGGAATCGAAATACGAAATTACCAGATCACTTAAGAATTCCAGATCATTGGCTATAA
- a CDS encoding alpha/beta-type small acid-soluble spore protein: MARKNRNKILVPEARQGLDQLKAQVAGTNNPEQAKFEAAAEAGVPLKQGYNGKLTSEQAGKVGGRLGGSMVKELVKMAQENLSKKQ, translated from the coding sequence ATGGCAAGAAAAAATCGAAATAAAATCCTAGTTCCAGAGGCTCGCCAAGGACTTGATCAGTTAAAGGCTCAAGTAGCGGGAACGAATAATCCTGAACAAGCAAAATTTGAAGCTGCCGCGGAGGCAGGTGTACCTCTAAAACAGGGATACAACGGGAAACTTACTTCTGAACAAGCCGGTAAAGTTGGCGGCAGATTAGGCGGGAGTATGGTAAAGGAACTTGTAAAGATGGCTCAGGAAAACTTGAGTAAAAAACAGTAG
- a CDS encoding SagB family peptide dehydrogenase — protein MDIETFLHDLHFDTEKVFPPNWQVDWEDAPLPYKLYRDLKEIPLTADVPLTLKERKAYEKPSLDELGHFLWYVYGLTQYSQTPLEDTNEKAVQSLRRFVPSGGGLYPNELYVYVKLEDIPEGIYHYDVAHHRLILLREGNYDFYLSRSLGNRYHISDCFCTVFISTLFWKNFYKYNNFSYRLQGLDAGVLIGQLLEVAGKIGLSSRVCYQFLDTSVNHMLGLLDQDESVYAVIPLSIHGIKNNPNREEIVSAADLCRELPELKHVSYNRSKRVIDFPILRQLQEASILETTQSFVKTKENSSVKRSLSTETILLPFTESLSYDLASICRERHSPDNDFVLGKVSQTQLASLLKETCSFSYQNDLDDTQGKVDTRVSLYGSFYNVEGVPDGAYSYNNSSHALQKITEGDYREFLQFGLTMPNVNLYQVPLCMHIVGDKNHLKEKLGYRGYRIQQMEAGIFVQRLLLMSGALGMGGHPLLGFDANQSDELYKLDSIGKTSLIQIPVGPYRPRAWLKGSLRS, from the coding sequence TTGGATATAGAAACATTTCTGCATGATCTTCATTTTGACACGGAAAAAGTCTTTCCGCCAAATTGGCAGGTGGATTGGGAAGATGCACCGCTTCCTTACAAGCTGTATCGCGACTTAAAAGAAATACCACTTACTGCTGATGTACCGCTAACATTGAAAGAACGGAAAGCCTATGAAAAACCAAGTCTCGATGAGCTTGGCCATTTCTTATGGTATGTGTACGGCCTTACCCAATATTCTCAAACTCCTTTAGAGGATACAAATGAAAAAGCCGTCCAGTCGTTGCGCAGATTTGTTCCCTCTGGAGGGGGGCTATATCCTAATGAATTATACGTATATGTGAAGCTGGAGGACATTCCGGAGGGAATTTATCATTACGACGTTGCACATCACCGACTCATATTACTGCGAGAAGGAAATTACGATTTTTACTTATCCAGAAGTCTTGGAAATAGATATCATATTTCTGACTGTTTTTGTACCGTTTTTATATCTACGCTGTTTTGGAAAAATTTCTATAAATACAATAATTTTTCCTACAGGCTCCAAGGATTAGATGCAGGGGTTCTAATTGGGCAATTGTTAGAAGTAGCGGGTAAGATAGGACTCTCTTCAAGGGTTTGCTACCAATTTCTTGATACGTCTGTCAATCATATGCTTGGACTTTTAGACCAGGATGAAAGTGTATATGCGGTTATCCCGTTATCAATTCATGGTATTAAAAACAATCCTAATAGAGAAGAAATTGTTTCAGCCGCTGATTTGTGCAGGGAATTGCCAGAGTTGAAGCATGTTTCGTATAACCGTTCCAAGAGAGTCATTGATTTTCCGATACTGAGACAACTTCAGGAAGCATCCATTCTTGAAACAACACAGTCATTTGTAAAGACAAAGGAGAATAGTAGTGTAAAACGTTCCTTAAGTACAGAGACGATCTTGCTGCCATTTACTGAGTCCTTATCGTATGACCTCGCTTCCATTTGCAGGGAGCGGCATTCTCCTGATAACGATTTTGTGTTAGGAAAAGTGAGTCAAACACAACTAGCCTCTTTATTAAAGGAGACATGTTCCTTCTCGTATCAGAATGACCTTGACGACACACAGGGGAAAGTTGACACTCGTGTTTCTTTGTATGGAAGTTTTTATAACGTGGAGGGAGTTCCAGATGGTGCCTACTCTTATAACAATAGCTCTCATGCACTTCAGAAAATAACAGAGGGGGATTATCGGGAGTTTTTACAATTTGGATTAACAATGCCCAATGTGAATCTGTATCAAGTTCCGCTCTGTATGCATATCGTTGGAGACAAAAATCACCTTAAAGAGAAATTGGGGTATAGAGGTTATCGCATTCAGCAAATGGAAGCGGGTATTTTTGTGCAACGGTTGCTCTTGATGTCGGGTGCCTTAGGGATGGGGGGCCACCCACTGCTGGGATTCGATGCGAACCAATCTGATGAACTTTACAAGCTTGATTCAATAGGAAAAACCAGCTTGATTCAAATCCCGGTGGGTCCATACCGTCCCCGTGCATGGCTAAAAGGGAGTTTGCGAAGCTAG
- a CDS encoding TOMM precursor leader peptide-binding protein → MAAHILIDGHGLLADFVYNQLSGSYQVKRQGILEEVPKETELALVLNDAWYPSVHQKAEEKYREIGIPWLRGLVSFGEGIIGPLIRPDTPGCSRCADLRRIMAGPDRQEMWELYTSIGGEEGRLRDAWASRTGISQMATLICNDVQRVLQGEPSYVEERVFITNLRSLTIASHLFLPDPLCPLCSSLQDDTAELALIKLESSPKINESSYRSRSLEELKTVLVTDYLDYRTGIMNGKMQDFKLPFADVLVNMPLLGGDEGVAGRSDSYEISELTAILEGLERYCGIEPRGKRAVVHDSYHNLDDQALNPASVGLHEKEHYAQPHFPFKPYHPDEPMNWVWGYSFMQERPILVPELLAYYSLGCGEGFVYETSNGCALGGSLEEAIFHAIMEVVERDSFLLTWYAKLPLPRLDLRSANDKELQLMVDRVLEVTGYDLHFYNSTMEHGIPSVWAVAKNRKSKGLNLICAAGANPDPVRAVKSSIYELAGMMFRDDQKLEENRQKYKGMMKDSFAVRTMEDHGMLYGLKEAEGRLNFLLDEDRPLRTFAEEFKPVPKHTDLKDDLQEILEKFRKLNLEVIVVDQSTPVTKRNGLFCVKVLIPGMLPMTFGHHFTRVKGLKRVLTVPVQLGFKSEPLAYEQLNLYPHPFP, encoded by the coding sequence ATGGCTGCCCATATTTTAATTGACGGACATGGATTATTAGCGGACTTTGTCTATAATCAATTGTCCGGAAGCTATCAAGTAAAGCGCCAGGGAATATTAGAAGAGGTCCCTAAAGAAACAGAATTAGCTCTGGTGCTGAACGATGCCTGGTATCCATCTGTTCACCAAAAAGCGGAGGAAAAATACAGGGAAATAGGAATTCCGTGGCTTCGAGGTTTGGTTTCGTTTGGTGAGGGGATCATTGGTCCTCTTATACGCCCCGATACACCAGGATGTTCACGTTGTGCGGACTTACGGCGCATAATGGCTGGCCCCGATCGCCAAGAGATGTGGGAGTTATATACAAGCATTGGAGGAGAAGAAGGTAGACTGCGAGATGCATGGGCATCACGAACGGGAATATCACAAATGGCAACTTTGATATGTAACGATGTCCAAAGAGTTCTTCAAGGAGAACCGAGCTATGTAGAAGAAAGAGTGTTTATTACGAACCTAAGATCATTAACGATCGCCAGTCACCTTTTCTTGCCTGATCCTTTGTGCCCGCTGTGCAGCTCATTACAAGATGACACAGCGGAATTAGCTTTAATAAAGTTAGAATCTAGTCCTAAAATAAATGAAAGCAGTTACCGCAGCCGTTCGTTAGAGGAATTAAAAACCGTGCTAGTTACAGACTATCTCGACTATCGTACTGGTATCATGAACGGGAAAATGCAAGATTTTAAGCTGCCTTTTGCTGATGTTTTAGTGAACATGCCGTTATTGGGGGGAGATGAGGGAGTTGCGGGAAGGTCTGACTCATATGAAATAAGTGAGCTCACTGCCATTTTAGAGGGGTTGGAGCGTTACTGCGGGATTGAGCCACGAGGCAAAAGAGCGGTAGTTCATGATAGTTATCATAATTTAGACGATCAAGCACTAAATCCTGCCAGTGTTGGATTACATGAAAAAGAACACTATGCTCAGCCTCACTTCCCGTTTAAACCTTATCACCCTGATGAGCCAATGAATTGGGTCTGGGGCTATTCATTCATGCAAGAACGGCCTATTCTGGTTCCAGAGCTACTTGCCTATTACAGTTTGGGCTGCGGGGAGGGCTTTGTTTATGAAACCTCCAACGGGTGTGCATTAGGAGGGAGTTTAGAGGAGGCGATTTTTCATGCCATTATGGAGGTCGTCGAGCGGGATTCATTCTTGTTAACCTGGTACGCGAAACTCCCCCTTCCGCGTCTTGACCTTCGTTCTGCTAACGATAAAGAATTACAGCTAATGGTCGACCGTGTCCTGGAAGTAACGGGATATGACCTTCATTTTTACAATTCGACAATGGAACATGGAATTCCAAGTGTTTGGGCAGTGGCAAAAAACAGAAAATCCAAGGGTCTAAACCTAATTTGTGCAGCCGGAGCTAATCCTGATCCTGTTAGAGCTGTAAAAAGCTCTATTTACGAGCTGGCAGGAATGATGTTTCGGGATGATCAAAAGTTGGAGGAGAACCGGCAGAAATACAAAGGGATGATGAAAGATTCTTTTGCTGTACGCACGATGGAGGATCATGGTATGTTGTATGGTTTAAAAGAAGCAGAGGGCCGACTGAATTTTTTATTGGATGAGGACCGACCTTTACGTACATTTGCTGAGGAATTTAAGCCGGTGCCGAAACATACTGACTTGAAGGATGACCTTCAGGAAATTCTTGAGAAGTTTCGCAAGTTAAACCTCGAGGTCATAGTGGTGGATCAGTCAACACCTGTAACGAAACGGAACGGATTATTTTGTGTAAAAGTATTGATTCCTGGAATGCTGCCAATGACATTTGGACATCACTTTACTCGTGTAAAGGGGCTGAAGAGAGTACTTACGGTACCTGTACAACTAGGGTTTAAAAGTGAGCCATTAGCATATGAACAGCTTAATTTATACCCCCACCCGTTTCCATAA